In the genome of Ensifer sp. WSM1721, the window TGGAACATGCTCAGGCGGAGGTGCTCTCCTTCGACAATGGTCGTCTGAAAGGCGGCAGCTTCAACACCGACCAGGGCTTCGGCCTTCGTGCAGTCGCCGGCGAGGCCGTCGGCTACGCTCATGCCGGCGAACTGTCGCTCGCCGCCTTGAGGCGGGCGGCTGACGCCGTGGGGCAGGTGACCCGCGGCTATTCCGGCTCCTACGCCGCCGCGCCGCAGCGCACCAACAAGAAGCTCTACGGCGACGAGAATCCGATCGGCGAGCCGACCTTCGAGGCCAAGGCGACGCTTCTTCAGGAGATCGATACCTATCTGCGCGCCAAGGAGCCCAAGGTCCGGCAGGTGACGGCGACGATCGCCGCAAGCTGGCAGGTGGTGGATATCCTGAGAGCCGACGGCCATCGCGTCCATGATGTACGGCCGATGACGCGGATCAACATCTCGGTCGTCGTGGGCGAGGGCGACCGGCAGGAAACCGGCTCGTTCGGCATTGGCGGACGGCGCGGCTTCGGGGATCTCGTTGTCGAGGAGAATTGGAGGCGTGGTGCGGACGAAGCGCTGAGGCAGGCACTGGTCAATCTCGACGCGATCGACGCGCCGGCCGGCACCATGGATGTCGTGCTGGCCTCCGGCTGGCCGGGCGTGATGCTGCACGAAGCGGTCGGCCACGGTCTCGAGGGCGATTTCAACCGCAAGAAGACATCGGCCTTCGCCGGGCTCCTGGGCGAGCAGGTCGCGGCAAAGGGCGTCACTATCGTCGACGACGGCACGATCGAAGCGCGGCGCGGTTCGATCTCGATCGACGACGAGGGGACACCCTCCGGCTATAACGTCTTGATCGAGGACGGCAAGCTCGTCGGCTATATGCAGGACCGCCAGAACGCGCGCCTCATGGGCATGAAGCCGACCGGCAACGGCCGTCGCCAGGGCTATGCTCATGTGCCGATGCCGCGCATGACCAACACCTACATGCTCGCCGGCGACCGCAGCCCCGACGAGATCATCTCGTCGGTGAAGAAAGGCATCTACGCCGTCTCCTTCGGCGGCGGTCAGGTGGATATCACCTCCGGCAAGTTCGTGTTCGGCTGCACCGAGGCCTATCTGATCGAGAATGGCAAGGTCGGCGCGCCGGTCAAGGGGGCGATGCTCATCGGCAACGGCCCGGATGCAATGAAGCGGGTGACCATGGTGGGCAACGATACGAAGCTCGACACCGGCATCGGCAATTGCGGCAAGGCCGGTCAATGGGTGCCTGTCGGCGTCGGCCAGCCGCATCTCAGAATGGATCAGATCACCGTCGGCGGCACGCAGGCTTGAACCTGCCGGATCGCGAACGACGGCGAGGACCGTGCACGCTTTCCGCTCTAACCCCGGTCGGGAAGCAGGGTGCACTTATAGGATCGCTTTTTTAGAACATCGCAGGCGGTGGATGCCGCCTCACGGCTGGCAAAACCTGTAAAGCCCACACTAAAGCGATCGGCGCCACCCGAGCCCGCTGCTTTGGTGTGCGGGGTAGCACCGAGAAGGGCGGCGCCACCGGCCGACTGCGCTTCGACAAGGATCTTGCGCGCGCCTTCCTCGGTCGGCGCGGTGGAAATCTGAATCTGCCAATAGCCGTTCGCGGCCGGTTTGACCTCTGTATTGGCACTCAGGGCCGTGGGCCGATCCGCCGGCACCACCGTTTGCGTGGAAGCGGCGATGATCGTTGCCGTTGCATCTTCGCCTGCGGGTGTCGTGCCCAGATAGGAGAGCGACACTCCGGGCAATGTCGCAACCTCGACGGGACGCCGCTGTCTGGCCGCGGCGACATTCGTTTGCCCAGCCCGCCCGAGGTGCTGGTCGAGCATGGCGGCCATCTTGTCGTCGCGGCTTTTCGCGGTGCGCCCGCCCAGCACTACGCCGACAACGCGGCGGTTGCCGTCGCTGACCGCACTCACCAAATTGTAACCGGAAGCCCTGGTATAGCCGGTCTTGATCCCATCCATGCCCTGATAGCGGTACATCAGATTGTTGTGGCCGCGGATCACACGGCCGCGGAAGCGGAAGCTTTCGGCCGCAAACATCCGGTATTCCCGCGGGTAATGCCTCATAAGGGCGACGGCGAGCCGTGCCATGTCGCGCGCCGTGGTGACCTGGTGGCTCGCGGGCAGGCCCGAAGCGTTGACGAAGAACGTGCGGGTCATGCCGAGCTGGCGGGCTTTTGCGTTCATGATGCGAGCAAAAGCCTCCTCGGATCCTCCGAGCCGCTCGGCGACCGCCGCGGCCGCATCATTGGCCGAGCGGACGATCATGCCGTAGACGGCCTCTTCGACGGTGATCGTCTCGCCTGCCCTGACGCCGAGCTTCGTCGGTGGCTTGCGCGCGGCCGTCTGAGACATGGGCAAAGGAGTACTCCAGGCGATCTGGCCACGGTGCAGCGCCTCGAAGGTCAGGTAGAGCGTCATCATCTTGGTCAGGGACGCCGGATGATTGAGGGTATCGGCATTTTCAGAAGAGAGAACTCGGCCTGTCCGGACATCTAGAACGAGGGAAGCATTGCCCGCCATTGCCTGCATAGTGCCGAAGAGAAAAGCGGCGATCGCCGCCAAGACAAACCGGAACCGCGTCATCGGATTTCCCCCTCATGCGAACGTGCGGCCGAGAGCGGCATACAGCGCCGCGCGTCTTATCAGACGCGCAAAGGTCGCTGTCGCACTTTGAATCGCTGCATGTCTCCTTAAATCGAGGTGATTTAAGGAGACATGCAGCAGTTCATCTTTGTGACAGGGTCGCGGCCTTGTTGCAACCTTGCAGCGGGAAAAGCGATTGCACGCAGCGGCCCTCCGCGCGGCGTTATCCGCGCAAGCCGACCAGATTCAGCAAGGTTTAACCCCGCCGAGGCTACCGTCCGGCATTGCAGGGCGGGCGAAGCAAGACGGACCGCTGCCCCAGCGATCATGGTGACCGTGGTCGAATCCAATCCGGCATGGGAAACGGAATAAGATGAAGCAGGGCCTCGCGCGGGCGGTCAGCAAGCACATCAGACGTGTCGCCATCGCCGGCGGCCTGGAGGCTTCGCACCTGCTGGCGCAAGCGCGGCTGATGACACGAGCCCGCGGACGGGGCGCGATCTTCACCCTGCATCACGTTCGCCCGAAGGTCCCGCGGGCCTTCGATCCCAACGCGCATTTGGAAATTACGCCGGAGTTCCTCGAGGTCGCGGTCCTGACTTTGAAGCGAAACGGCTACCGTTTCGTCCCGCTGGAGGAGGTGCCGGCTTGCCTTGCTTCCGAGGATACTCAGCCCTTCGCCTGTTTTACCCTCGACGATGGCTACCGCAACAATCTCGATCACGGCCTGCCGGTGTTCGAGCGGCACTGCGTGCCTTTCACCGTCTTCGTCACTGCCGGCTGTGTCGATCGCACCCATACGCTCTGGTGGGAAACAGTCGCCGATCTGCTGTCGGCAGTTCATACGCTGCGCTTCGATTTCGGTGCGGGCGAGGAGATCATGGCGGCCGCAACGCTTGCCGAGAAACAGGCGGCTTTCGATCGGATCGCCGCGCATATTCATAGCGGCGACGAAGCGCATGCCGTCGCTAAGCTGAACCGGGCTGCGGCCGAACACGGCGTCGATCCCTTGGCCCTTACCGAACGATTGACGCTCGACGAGGCGGGCTTGCGCGCGCTGATCGCAAGCCCGCTTGCGAGCCTTGGCGGACACACGATCAGCCATCGCGCTTTGGCACGGCTCGATGAGAACGAGGCACGCCGCGAAATCTCGGCATCCGCCGACCGTATCGAGGCGGTTTCCGGTCGCAGGCCCCTGAGCTTCGCCTATCCCTACGGCGACCGGCTTGCCGTTTCGGCACGGGACCATCGCCTTGCCGCGGGTCTCGGCTTCGCCGCGGCGGTCACGACGGAGCCCGGCATGCTTTCGGCCGCCGCGAATCCGCATGCGCTGCCGCGCATTTCCCTCAACGGCCATTTCCAGAGCGCCCGCTACGTGACCGCTCTCGCGTCCGGCATACCGTTCCGGCTTTTCGCCTGAAAATCGACGAGCCGCCCGTCACAATGGATTAGATCGGATCGACCTAATCCATTGAACGTGATCGGGGCGGAAAACCGCGCACGCTTTTCGTCGTCCCGCGCTAGGGATACATCCGCACCTTCGTCCAGCCGCCTTCGGGCGTTGTGCGGCTGAATTCGATGCGATCGTGCAGCCGGAAGGGTCGGTCGTGCCAGAATTCGATCGAGATGGGGCGGATGCGGAAACCGGACCAATATTCGGGCCGTGGAATCTCGCCGATCGCGTAGCGCGCCGTGTATTCGGCGACCGCCTTCTCGAGCGCGAAGCGGCTTTCGAGCGGGCGCGACTGCTTGGAGGCCCAGGCGCCGATGCGGCTGCCGCGCGGCCGGCTGCTGAAATATTCGTCCGCCTCTTCGCCGGAGACGATTTCGGCCGGGCCGCGCAGGCGCACCTGCCGGCGCAGCGATTTCCAATGGAAACACATGGCGGCCTTGGGCGTTGCGAGGATTTCCTGGCCTTTCTTGCTTTCGAAATTCGTGTAGAAGACGAAGCCGCGTTCGTCGAATCCCTTGAGCAGGACCATGCGCACATTGGGCAGGCCATCGGGATCGACGGTCGCGAGCGCGACGGCGTTCGGATCGTTCACCTCGCTCTCCTCGGCGTCCTTCAGCCATGTGCCGAAAAGGGAAAAGGGCTCGCTTGCGTCCGTGAAGTCACTGCTTGTTAACTCATGCGCGGTCATATTGTCTTCCAATGCCGTGTGTCTGGCGCGGAACCACTACGGGATGTATCCGATCGGTGTTTCCGCATCGAAAAATGTCAGAGCCTGCTGCCGAACTTCCTCGGGGCATGCTGGCTCTGGCGAGTCTGACAGGATTGCCGTGCAAGACATAGCAAAGCGGATCGATGGCAAGAAGGGTTTTTGCTCCGTGTTGCTGCGCGGCGCGGCTTTTTGTCTGACGATTCTCATTCTACCAGGTTGTATGGGCGCGGGCCTCGATGTCTTCGGAGGCTCAGGCGTCGACCGCTCGGTCTCGACCGGGACCGTTCCGGTCGCCAAAACGTCGGACGGCCTTTCCGACGCTGTGGCCGTGCGCAATGCCGTGATCTCCGCCGACGTCAGCCAGGGCGCCGACAACGCCATCCCATGGGCGAACGCAACTTCGGGAAGCGCCGGCGTGATCAGCAGCATCCAGGAGGACAATGCCTCCGGCATGCGGTGCAGGCGGTTTACGACGACGCGCCACTCCTATGAAGGCATAGCCAAGTTCGACGGCAGCACCTGCCAGCTCGAAAGCGGTGAATGGTATCTGACGAGCTTCGGTCCGCGTAGCTGAAATCGGCGGTTAACCACGTTGCCGCAAAGCGGCGAATCGACGCGCCGGAGCATCGCTTTCAGGCTGGCGATGCCGCTTCCGACTAACCGATAGTTAGCAACTTCTCGCCGATCATCGCTGAAGAAGAAGGGCGTTCTGAGGCCCTTCGAATTCGTCAGGCATGCGGCGAGCTCCGGGAGAGGGCCGCCGATAAAGAATATGGTGGCAAGCCATGCGCGATCCCTACGCAATTCTCGGTGTGCGTCGCAATGCCGGGCAGGAGGAAATCAAGGCGGCCTGGCGCTCGTTGGCCAAGGCAGTGCACCCTGATCACAATCAGGACGATCCGCTCGCCACCGAGCGCTTCGCCGAAGCGGGTCGAGCCTATGAGCTGCTGCGTGATCCGGTGCGCAGAGGCCGATATGACTGGGCCCGGCGCGAGGCGGAACTCCGGCGCATGGAGGCGATGAAGGAGAAGATGCGCGGCCCGGAGGTTGCCGAGGAGCCGGTGGGCGCCGAGACGGCAGAGGAGGCGGTTTCCCGCATCTTCGGCGTCGAGCCGCAGACCGCAGCATCGGCCTCGCGCATGAAGGCGTCGGCGCGCCCCGAGAAGACCGGGGCGGCCGCGAATGCGGAGCTCGTGGCTGAACCGAAGCCGGAGCCGCCGAGAGCCGAAACAGCCACGGCTCGACGTTCCATTGCGCCTGCTGCTGAGCTCGTCTCGGCGATCGTCCAGCGCATTCGCGGCCGCATCGCAAAGACGGCGGAGAAGGTGCCGGATCTTTCCATTGACGTGCCAGTCAGTATCGAGGACGTGATCAATCGGGCGCGCGTCCCGGTCGAGCTTCCCGAAGGGGAAACGCTCAGGATCTCGATACCGGCCGGCACGACGGATGGCCAAACGATCCGCCTGAAGGAGCAGGGTTATCGCGTCACCGGGATGGCCCGCGGCGATGTCGTTGCGACATTACGCATCGGCCAGGACGGGCCGTTCCGCACCCGAAGACTAGACCTTGTGACCACTCTGCCGCTCGACCTTGAAAATGCGGTTCTGGGCTGCGAGACCATGATCGAGACCCCGAACGGGCCCGTCGCGGTGACGGTGCCGGCCTGGTCGGGGTCCGACAAGGTGATCCGTGTCCCGGGCAAGGGACTGCCAAGGACCGACGGCGAACGCGGGGACCTGCTCGTCGAATTGCGGCTTGTGCTTCATGAGAAGCCGGATGACAAGGTGATGGACCTTATGCGTTCCCAGCGCGACGGCCTCTATTTGTGACGCTTTTCTGACAAGGTGAACCAATATTACGGGGACTAACAGTTCCTGATCTGCGTCGCGCTTGAACCGCTTGGACGCCTATGCCATAGGCAATTCTCGACAATTTGCCGCACCCCGCTGAGGTGCGGCGTATTATATTGAACATTGCCTCGGCGCAGCCGGTGCAGGCAGACAGTATTGGGGACATTCCATGGCTCAGGCATCGGGTCTGATGAATGGCAAGCGCGGCGTCATCATGGGCGTCGCAAACAATCGCTCGATAGCATGGGGCATCGCCAAGGCGTTGTCGGAGGCCGGCGCTGAAATCGCGCTGACGTGGCAGGGCGATGCGCTGAAGAAGCGAGTAGAGCCACTCGCCCAGGAACTTGGCGCCGTGATGGCCGGCCATTGCGACGTGACCGACCTTGGCACGATCGACGCCGTTTTCTCGACGCTCGAGGAGAAGTGGGGCAAGATCGACTTCGTCGTGCATGCCATTGCCTTCTCCGACAAGGACGAGCTGACGGGGCGCTATCTCGATACTAGCCGCGACAACTTCGCTCGCACGATGGATATCTCCGTCTATTCCTTCACGGCGGTTGCTGCGCGCGCCGAGCGCATCATGAACGACGGCGGCTCGATGTTGACGCTCACCTATTACGGCGCCGAAAAGGTCATGCCGCACTACAACGTGATGGGGGTCGCCAAGGCTGCACTCGAGGCAAGCGTGCGCTATCTGGCGGTCGATCTCGGCAATCGCGGCATCCGCGTCAACGCGATCTCGGCCGGGCCGATCAAGACGCTCGCCGCGTCAGGCATTGGCGATTTCCGCTATATATTGAAGTGGAACGAGTACAACGCTCCGCTGAAGCGCACCGTCTCCATCGAGGAGGTCGGCAATTCCGCACTCTACCTGCTGTCCGATCTGTCGAGCGGCGTCACCGGCGAAGTCCAT includes:
- a CDS encoding D-alanyl-D-alanine carboxypeptidase family protein; this translates as MTRFRFVLAAIAAFLFGTMQAMAGNASLVLDVRTGRVLSSENADTLNHPASLTKMMTLYLTFEALHRGQIAWSTPLPMSQTAARKPPTKLGVRAGETITVEEAVYGMIVRSANDAAAAVAERLGGSEEAFARIMNAKARQLGMTRTFFVNASGLPASHQVTTARDMARLAVALMRHYPREYRMFAAESFRFRGRVIRGHNNLMYRYQGMDGIKTGYTRASGYNLVSAVSDGNRRVVGVVLGGRTAKSRDDKMAAMLDQHLGRAGQTNVAAARQRRPVEVATLPGVSLSYLGTTPAGEDATATIIAASTQTVVPADRPTALSANTEVKPAANGYWQIQISTAPTEEGARKILVEAQSAGGAALLGATPHTKAAGSGGADRFSVGFTGFASREAASTACDVLKKRSYKCTLLPDRG
- a CDS encoding RT0821/Lpp0805 family surface protein, translating into MQDIAKRIDGKKGFCSVLLRGAAFCLTILILPGCMGAGLDVFGGSGVDRSVSTGTVPVAKTSDGLSDAVAVRNAVISADVSQGADNAIPWANATSGSAGVISSIQEDNASGMRCRRFTTTRHSYEGIAKFDGSTCQLESGEWYLTSFGPRS
- a CDS encoding polysaccharide deacetylase family protein, with the translated sequence MKQGLARAVSKHIRRVAIAGGLEASHLLAQARLMTRARGRGAIFTLHHVRPKVPRAFDPNAHLEITPEFLEVAVLTLKRNGYRFVPLEEVPACLASEDTQPFACFTLDDGYRNNLDHGLPVFERHCVPFTVFVTAGCVDRTHTLWWETVADLLSAVHTLRFDFGAGEEIMAAATLAEKQAAFDRIAAHIHSGDEAHAVAKLNRAAAEHGVDPLALTERLTLDEAGLRALIASPLASLGGHTISHRALARLDENEARREISASADRIEAVSGRRPLSFAYPYGDRLAVSARDHRLAAGLGFAAAVTTEPGMLSAAANPHALPRISLNGHFQSARYVTALASGIPFRLFA
- a CDS encoding DnaJ C-terminal domain-containing protein, with the translated sequence MRDPYAILGVRRNAGQEEIKAAWRSLAKAVHPDHNQDDPLATERFAEAGRAYELLRDPVRRGRYDWARREAELRRMEAMKEKMRGPEVAEEPVGAETAEEAVSRIFGVEPQTAASASRMKASARPEKTGAAANAELVAEPKPEPPRAETATARRSIAPAAELVSAIVQRIRGRIAKTAEKVPDLSIDVPVSIEDVINRARVPVELPEGETLRISIPAGTTDGQTIRLKEQGYRVTGMARGDVVATLRIGQDGPFRTRRLDLVTTLPLDLENAVLGCETMIETPNGPVAVTVPAWSGSDKVIRVPGKGLPRTDGERGDLLVELRLVLHEKPDDKVMDLMRSQRDGLYL
- the pdxH gene encoding pyridoxamine 5'-phosphate oxidase — translated: MTAHELTSSDFTDASEPFSLFGTWLKDAEESEVNDPNAVALATVDPDGLPNVRMVLLKGFDERGFVFYTNFESKKGQEILATPKAAMCFHWKSLRRQVRLRGPAEIVSGEEADEYFSSRPRGSRIGAWASKQSRPLESRFALEKAVAEYTARYAIGEIPRPEYWSGFRIRPISIEFWHDRPFRLHDRIEFSRTTPEGGWTKVRMYP
- the tldD gene encoding metalloprotease TldD, whose translation is MDTNLMSLFDADEATVRKVLSETLAGADDGELFLEHAQAEVLSFDNGRLKGGSFNTDQGFGLRAVAGEAVGYAHAGELSLAALRRAADAVGQVTRGYSGSYAAAPQRTNKKLYGDENPIGEPTFEAKATLLQEIDTYLRAKEPKVRQVTATIAASWQVVDILRADGHRVHDVRPMTRINISVVVGEGDRQETGSFGIGGRRGFGDLVVEENWRRGADEALRQALVNLDAIDAPAGTMDVVLASGWPGVMLHEAVGHGLEGDFNRKKTSAFAGLLGEQVAAKGVTIVDDGTIEARRGSISIDDEGTPSGYNVLIEDGKLVGYMQDRQNARLMGMKPTGNGRRQGYAHVPMPRMTNTYMLAGDRSPDEIISSVKKGIYAVSFGGGQVDITSGKFVFGCTEAYLIENGKVGAPVKGAMLIGNGPDAMKRVTMVGNDTKLDTGIGNCGKAGQWVPVGVGQPHLRMDQITVGGTQA
- the fabI gene encoding enoyl-ACP reductase FabI, yielding MAQASGLMNGKRGVIMGVANNRSIAWGIAKALSEAGAEIALTWQGDALKKRVEPLAQELGAVMAGHCDVTDLGTIDAVFSTLEEKWGKIDFVVHAIAFSDKDELTGRYLDTSRDNFARTMDISVYSFTAVAARAERIMNDGGSMLTLTYYGAEKVMPHYNVMGVAKAALEASVRYLAVDLGNRGIRVNAISAGPIKTLAASGIGDFRYILKWNEYNAPLKRTVSIEEVGNSALYLLSDLSSGVTGEVHHVDSGYHTVGMKAVDAPDISVLKD